Within Thermus sp. CCB_US3_UF1, the genomic segment CCCGCCAGGTGATCCTGGAGGACGTCAAGGTGCCCGTGGAGAACGTCCTGGGGGAGATCGGCAAGGGGCACAAGATCGCCTTCAACGTCCTCAACGTGGGCCGCTACAAGCTGGGGGCAGGGGCGGTGGGCGGGGCCAAGAAGGCCCTGGAGCTTTCCGCCAAGTACGCCAAGGAGCGGCACCAGTTTGGCCGGCCCATCAGCAGCTTTGGCCTCATCCAGCAGAAGCTTGCCGAGATGGCCAGCCGCATCTACGCCGCCGAGAGCGCCGTCTACCGTACGGTGGGCCTCATCGACGAGGCCCTTTGGGGCAAGAAGGGGGCGGAGGCGGTGATGGCGGGCATTGAGGAGTACGCCGTGGAGGCCAGCATCATCAAGGTGCTGGGCTCCGAGGTCCTCTCCTACGTGGTGGACGAAGGGGTGCAGATCCACGGGGGGTACGGCTACTCCCAGGAATACCCCATTGAGAGGGCCTACCGCGACGCCCGCATCAACCGTATCTTTGAGGGCACCAACGAGATCAACCGCCTTCTCATCCCCGGGATGCTCCTAAGGCGGGCCCTCAAGGGGCAGCTTCCCCTTTTCCAGGCGGCCATGAAGTTGCAAAAGGAGCTTCTGGAGCCCAGCTTTGAGGAGCCCGAGGATCTGGAGATGCACCAGATCGCTGGGCTTAAGAAGCTCGCCCTCATGGTGGCGGGCCTGGCCGCCCAGAAGTACGGCACCAAGGTGGAGGAGGAGCAGGAGGTCCTGGGGGCGGCGGCGGACATCCTCATTGACGCCTACGCGGCGGAGAGCGCCCTCCTCCGGGCCAGGCGGCTTGGGGGGGTGGCCTTGCCCATGGCCCGCCTCTACCTGGCCCAGGCCCTGGACCGGGCCCAGGCGGGGGCCTTGGCCGTCCTGCCCCGCCTGGTGGAGGGGGACGAGGCCCGGGTGGTCTACTCTGCTGCCCGTCGGCTCACCAAGCGGGAGCCCACCGATCTGGTGGCCCTGCGGCGGGAGATTGCGGCGGCGGTCCTCGAGGCCGAGGGCTACCCCCTTCCCCGCTGAGGTTTGGGGTTCCCCTTTCCCCGGGGGTTTCCCCGGGGATTTTTACCGGCTAGGCCTGGAGGGGGCCTATTGGAGCCGCCACCTGGGGCCTTCCTTGGTGTCCTCCACCAGGACGCCCAGGGCCTTAAGCCGCTCGCGGATAAGGTCGCTCTTGGCGAAGTCCCTGGCCCGCCGTGCCTCCTCCCTAAGCTCCAAGAGGAGGCCGATAAGCCCCTCCAGGAGGGGGCCCGAAACCCTTCCCTCCAGCACCCTTTCCGGAAAAAGTCCCAGGATGCCTTCCCCTAGGGCGTGGAACACCTGGGCTGCCCGTTCCAGGCTATCCCGCCCCGCCTCGGGCAGGAGGCGGTTCAGCTCGGGCAGAAAGGTGAAGAAGGCGGCCAGGGCCTCCGGGGTGGAGAGGTCGTCCTCTATGGCCTCCATGAAGGCCTTTTCCAGGGCATCCAGGCCTCCCTCTAGCCCCGGGGTGGTCCCCGGGGGAGCGCTTTCCTTGCGGGCCCGCACCTCCCGGTAGGCCTGGAGGAGGCGGGCGTAGCCGCGCTTGGCGGCCTCGAGGCCCTCCCAGGTGAAGTCCATGGGGCTGCGGTAATGGGTCTGCAGGAGATAAAAGCGCACGGCCATGGGCTCGTGGGCCTTCAGGAGATCGTGGAGGAGGACCAGGTTCCCCGTGCTCTTGGCCATCTTCTCCCCCTCCAAGAGCACGTGGTTGTGGTGCATCCAGTGGCGGGCAAAGCGGTAGCCCGCGGCCTCGGCCTGGGCGATCTCGCACTCGTGATGGGGGAACTGCAGGTCTATCCCCCCAGCGTGGAGGTCAAACCCCTCCCCCAGGTACTTGAGGCTCATGGCCGTGCACTCAATGTGCCAGCCCGGGTAGCCTTCCCCCCAGGGGCTTTTCCAGCGCATGAGGTGCCCCGGCTCCGCCCGCTTCCACAGGGCAAAGTCCAGGGGGTCTTCCTTCTCCTCCCGCACCTCCACCCGGGCCCCGGCGCGGAGCTCCTCGGTCTTTTTCCCGGAAAGCTTGCCGTACTCGGGGAAGGCCCGCACGCGGAAGTAGACGCTCCCTTCCCGCTCGTAGGCGAAGCCCAGCTTGATGAGGCGCTCCACCAGTTCCAGCTGCTCGGGGATGTGGCCGCTCGCCCTGGGGGCGATGGAGGGCCTCAGGACGTTGAGGGCCCCCATGGCGTCAAAGTAGCTCCAGGTGTACTTCTCCGCCACCTCCATGGGCTCCAGCTGTTCCAGCTTGGCCCGCCTTTGGATCTTGTCCTCCCCCTGGTCGGCGTCGTCGGTGAGGTGGCCCACGTCGGTGATGTTGGAGACGAAGCGCACCTTGTACCCCTGGTGGAGGAAGTAGCGGCGGAGGACATCGTAGACGATGGGCCCTCGGGCGTGGCCCAGGTGGGGGTCGGCGTAAACGGTGGGGCCGCAGACGTAGATGCCCACGTGCCCCGGGATGGCGGGGACGAAGGGTACCTTGGCGCGCTGCAGGGTGTCGTAGATGACCAGGCCCATAGGGCGATTATAGGGCCCCGTGGCATAATGGCGGGGTATGGGAAGGATCCTGAGGGGCTTGGCAGGGGAGGGGCACCTGCGGGTGGCAGCCGCAGACACCGCGGATGTGGTGGAGGAGGCGCGGCGGCGCCACGGCCTTTCCCCCACGGCCACCGCCGCCCTTGGCCGGGCTATGACCGGGGCCCTCCTCCTGGCCCAGCTTCTCCTCAAGACCCCCAAGGAGCGGCTCACCCTGCGGGTGGAGGGCACGGGGCCCCTGGGGGGAATGGTGGTGGAGGCGGACGCCCTAGGGCATGTGCGGGGCTACGTCCAAAACCCCGGGGCCGAGGTCCCCCTCCGCCAAGACGGCAAGCTCAACGTGGGGGAACTGGTGGGGGGGGGCTTCCTCCGGGTGGACCGGAGCCTGCCCAACGGGGAGATCTACACCAGCGCCGTCCCCTTGGTCTCGGGGGAGATGGCCGAGGACCTGGCCCACTACCTCTGGCAGTCGGAGCAGATCCCCTCCGCGGTCCTCCTGGGGGTCCGGGTCAAGGGGGAAGGGGAGGTGGAGGTGGCGGGGGGTGTGGCGGTCCAGGTGATGCCCGAGGCCCCCGAGGCGGTGCTGCGCCGCCTCGAGGCCAACCTGGGTGGCCTCGGCGGGATCACCCCCCTCCTGCGGGAAAGGGGCCTGGAGGGGAGCCTGGAGGTCCTCCTTGAGGGCCTGGGTTTCGCCCGCACGGACCTGCGGGCCCTGGGGTACCCCTTGAACGAGATCCCGGTCCGCTTCCGCTGCCGCTGCACCCGGGAGAAGGCCCTGGAGGCCCTGGTCTTCTTCACCCCCGAGGAGCGGGAGGAGATGATCGTCCAGGACGGGGGGGCGGAGGTGGTCTGCCACTGGTGCGCCGAGGTCTACCGCTTCTCCCCCGAGGAGATCCGCTCCCTGGTGGCCGAGGTGCGCTGCCCGGATTGCGGTACCCTCTGGCTTTACCCCAGGGCCGACGGCACGGTCTTCCGCCTCGAGGGGGAGACTTGCCGCTGCGGGCGAAAGGTGGAGCTCCCCGTGGGCCGGCCCCAGGCTTGATAAGCTAGGGGCATGTTCCGGACCATCCTCTTGGCCTACGACGGCTCGGACCACGCCAAGCGGGCGGCGGCGGTGGCCAAGGCCGAGGCCGAGGCCCATGGGGCCAGGCTGGTGGTGGTGCACGTCTACGAGCCCGTGCCCGACTACCTGGGGGAGCCCTACTTCGCCGAGGCCCTGAAGCGGCGCCTGGAGCGGGCGGAAGGGGTGTTGGCCGAGGCGGTGGCCCTGACCGGGGTTCCCCGGGAGGAGGCCCTCCTCCTGGAGGGGCGGCCCGCCGAGGCCATTCTGGAGGCAGCCCTGGGGGAAAGGGCCGACCTCATCGTGATGGGCACCCGGGGCCTGGGGGCTTTGGGGAGCCTCTTCCTGGGCAGCCAAAGCCAGAAGGTGGTGGCCGAGGCCCCCTGTCCTGTCCTCCTGGTGCGCTAGGACTAGGAGGGATAAGGTGGAGTACGAAACCCAGGCGGTGCTGGCCGGTCTGCCGGAGGACCCCTATGGGGCGGTGGGCCTGCCCATCTACGCCGTGGCCGCCTACGGCTTCCGCACCCTGGAGGAGGGGGCCGCCCGCTTCGCCACCGGGGAGGGCTACGTCTACGCCCGGCAGAAGGACCCCACGGGCAAGGCCCTGGAGGAAAGGCTTAAGGCCCTGGAAGGGGCCTTGGAGGCGGTGGTCCTGGCCAGCGGCCAGGCCGCCACCTTCGCCGCCCTTTTCGCCCTCCTCTCCCCAGGGGATGAGGTGCTGGCGGCCAAGGGGCTTTTTGGCCAGACCATCGGGCTTTTCCAGCAGGTCCTGGGGCCCATGGGGGTGCGGGTGCGCTACGTGGACCCCACCCCGGAGGCGGTGCGGGCGGCCTTGAGCCCCGCCACCCGGGCCATTTTCGTGGAGACGGTGGCCAACCCCGCCCTCCTGGTGCCGGACCTCGAGGCCCTGGCCGCCCTGGCGGAGGCGGAAGGGGTGGCCCTGGTGGTGGACAACACCTTCGGGGCCGCGGGGGCCTTGGCCCAGCCCCTCAGGTGGGGGGCCCACGTGGTGGTGGAAAGCCTCACCAAGTGGGCCTCGGGGCACGGCTCGGTCCTTGGGGGGGCGGTGCTCTCCCGGGCCACGGAGCTCTTTGCCCGCTTTCCCCAGTTCCAGCAAAAGGACCTGAGGGGCCAGGTCCCCTGGGAGGCCTTGGGCCCCCGCTGCTACCCGGAGAGGGTGCGCACCCTGGGGCTTTCCCTCATGGGCATGGCCCTTTCCCCCTTCCACGCCTACCTCCTCTTCCAGGGCCTGGAGACCGTGGCCCTCCGGGTGGCCCGGATGAGCGCCACCGCCCTCCGCCTGGCCGAGGCCCTCCTGGGCCACCCCAAGGTCAAGGCCCTGCGCTACCCCGGCCTGCCCGGCGACCCCGCCTACGGGAACGCCCAGAAGTACCTGGCCTCGGGGGGGCCCATCCTTACCCTGGACCTGGGGAGCCAGGAGGCGGCAAGCCGCTTCCTCGGGGCCATCCGCCTCCTCAAGGCCCCCAACCTGGGGGACGCCCGCACCCTCCTGGTCCACCCCTGGACCACCACCCACAGCCGCCTCAAGGAGGAGGCCCGCCTCGAGGCCGGCGTCACCCCGGGGCTGGTGCGGGTGTCCGTGGGCCTGGAGGCCCCGGAGGACCTCCTGGCCTGGTTTCAGGAGGCCCTGGCGGCTGTGTAGGGGAGAGGAAAAGCACGAGCTGGCAGTATCGTGTTTTTCTTCACAAGAAGGGCCAAGGCCAACCCCGGGGCTAACCCCGGGGCCAGGCCTTTAGATCACAAACCGCCCCTGGCGCATCAGGGGAACCCGGGTCCCATCCTCTAGGAGCCCATCCACCTCCATCTCCCCCGAGCCAATCATCCAGTCAATGTGCACCAGGCTCTCGTTCCCGCCCCGTTTCCGGAAGTCTTCCCCCGTGGGCCGGCCCTCGAGGGTTTCCGTGTAGGCCTGGCCGAAGGCGATATGGCTGGCGGCGTTTTCGTCAAAGAGGGTGTCAAAGAAGACCAGGCCGGTCTTGGCGATGGGGTTGTCCGCGGGCACCAGGGCCACCTCCCCCAGGCGCCTAGCCCCTTCGTCGGTGGAGAGAACCCGGCGGAGGACCTCCTCCCCCCGCTTGGCCCCCACCTCCACCGCGTAGCCCCCTTCGAACCGGGCCCAGATCCCCTCCACCAGCTGCCCTCCCAGGGCCAGGGGGCGGCTGGCCTGCACCACCCCTTCCACCCGTTCCCGGTGGGGGGCGGTGAAGACCTCCTCCGTGGGCAGGTTGGGGTTGCAAAGCCGCCCCTTCTGCGTGGGCGTGGCCCCGCCCCGCCAGAGGTGGCCCTCGGCCAGGCCCACGGTGAGGTCCGTGCCCGGGCCGCGGAAGTGGAGGGCCTGGAAGCGCCGGGCGTTCAGGTAGGCCACCTTCGCGTGCAGGGCGCGGTTGTGGGCCTCCCAGGCGGCCACGGGGTCCTCCTGGTCCACCCGGGTAGCCTGGAAGATGGCTTCCCATAGGGCCTTCACCGCCTCCTCCTCCGGCAGGTGGGGGAAGACGGCCTTGGCCCACCCGGGGTGGGCGAAGGGGACGATGGTCCAGTTGGTGACGAACTCGGTGATGGCTTCCAGGGCGGGCTTGTAGGCCCGGCTGTTGGCCTGCTGGGCCCGGCCCACCCGCTCGGGGGGCAGGCCCTCTAGGGCCTTGGGGTCGTTGCCGCTTACGGCCAGGCGGGCTGCCCCCTCGCGGAAGGCCTTGGCCATGCCCTCGTAAAGCCACCCCGGGGCCCGGTCCAGCCCCTCCTCGGGGGCCAGGGAAAGGCGCTTGCGGGAGAGGACGTTGTCCCCGTAGATCACGGTGAAGAGGCTTGCCCCCTCCCGGTAGGCCTTTTCCGCGAGGAGGCGCACGAAGTCCAGGGCCTCGAGGGGGGCGGTGGCGATGATCTCCTGCCCCTTTTCCAGGTTGAGGCCCACGCGGATGGCCAGCTCGGCCAGCTTCTCCAGCTTCTCGGCAAACGCGCTCACGCCCCCAAGTCTTTGCCTCTTAGGGCCTTTCCGTCAAGCCCGGGGGCAGGTCCGGGGCCTGCCCAAAAGGAGGGCCAGGCCCGCCAGGAGGAGGAGGGGGGCGCGGTGGGCCTCGAGGGCCAGGGCCAAGAGGACCAGGGCCAGGGCTAGGGCGTAGCGCCAGAAGGCGGGCATACCCTTATGCTACAGGCAAAGCCCGGTCGGGACATTCCTCACCCCAGCTGGGGTCTAAGGTGGAAGCGAGGTGAAGCCCATGCGTCCCATCACCGTGGACGGCAACGAGGCGGTGGCCCGGGTGGCCTACCGCCTGAGCGAGATCATCGCCATCTACCCCATCACCCCCAGCAGCCCCATGGCGGAGCTGGCCGACGAGTGGGCGGCCAAGGGGGAGGCCAACCTCTTTGGCCTGGTGCCCAAGGTGGTGGAGATGCAGTCCGAGGGGGGGGCTGCCGGGGCCCTGCACGGGGCCTTGCAGGAGGGGGCCTTGGCCACCACCTTCACCGCCAGCCAGGGCCTCCTCCTCATGATCCCCGATATGTACAAGATCGCCGGCCAGGCCCTGCCCGGGGTGATCCACGTGGCCGCCCGGGCCTTGGCCACCCACGCCCTCTCCATCTTCGGCGACCACCAGGACCTTTACGCGGTACGCTCCACGGGGTGGGGGATTTTGGTCTCCGACTCGGTCCAGGCGGCCCAAGACCTGGCCGCCATCGCCCACGCCGCGGCCCTGGAGGCCAGCCTCCCCGTTCTCCACGCCATGGACGGCTTCCGCACCTCCCACGAGGTGCAGAAGATCACCCCCCTCTCCGACCGGGAACTCAAGGCCCTCTTCCCCTTTGCCGCCCTGGAGGCCTTCCGCAAGCGGGCCCTCACCCCTGAAGCCCCCACCATCCGGGGCACGGCGCAAAACCCCGACCACTACTTCCAAAACCGCGAGGCCATCAACCCCTACTACCTCCGCTTCCCCCAGGTGGTGGCGGAGGCCATGGCCCGCTTCGCCCAGGTTACGGGCCGCGCCTACCGCCCCTACGAGTACTTCGGCCACCCCGAGGCGGAGCGGGTGGTGGTGGTCATGGGTTCGGCCTCCTGGGCGGTGGAGGAGGCGGTGGAATACCTCCTCAGGCGGGGGGAGAGGGTGGGGATGGTGCGGGTGCGCCTTTACCGCCCCTTCCAAAGGGAGGCCTTTCTGGAGGTCTTCCCCAAGGGGGTGCGCAAGGTGGCGGTTCTGGACCGGGGCAAGGAGCCTGGGGCGGTGGGGGAGCCCCTTTTCCAGGAGGTGGCCGCGGCCTTCGCCCTCAAGGGGGGTGAGGTGCCCCTCCTGGTGGGCGGGCGGTATGGGCTTTCCTCCAAGGAGTTCACCCCGGCCATGGCCCTGGGGGTGTTCGCCGAGCTGGAGGCGGAGCGCCCCCGCCACGGCTTCACCGTGGGCATCCGGGACGACGTGACGGGCACGAGCCTCACCTACCCCCAGGTGGACTTTGAGGACCCGGCCTCGGTGCGGGCGGTTTTCTTCGCCTTAGGGGCGGATGGCACGGTTTCCGCCAACAAGAACACCATCAAGATCATCGGGGAGGAAACCCCCCTGTACGCCCAGGGCTACTTCGTTTACGATTCCAAGAAGTCCGGCTCCCGCACCGTAAGCCACCTGCGCTTTGGCCCCAACCCCCTGCACAAGCCCTACCTGATCGGCAGGGCCAACTTCGTGGGCATCCACCAGTGGGGTTTCCTGGAGCGCTTCCCCATGCTGGAGGTGGCCGAGGAGGGGGCCACGGTCCTCCTCAACAGCCCTTACCCCAAGGAGGAGGTCTGGGACCGCCTGCCCAAGCCCGTGCAGGAGGCGATCCTCAAGAAGAGCCTCAAGGTCTACGTGGTCAACGCCTATGAGCTGGCCCGCCGGGTGGGCCTTCCCGGAAGGATCAACGTCATCATGCAGGCCGCCTTCTTCAAGCTCTCGGGGGTTCTCCCCGAGGAGGAGGCCAAGGCCCGCATCAAGAGGGGGATTGAAAAGAGCTACGGCAAGCGGGGCAGGACCGTGCTGGAGCGGAACTTCCAAGCGGTGGAGTTGGGGTTTGCTGCGGTGGAGCCCCTGCCCATCCCGGGCCGCATCACCTCGGAAAAGGGCCTTGTTCCCCCCATGGTGGGGGATGCCCCGCCCTTCGTGCGGGAGGTGCTGGGGCCCATCGCCCTGGGCCTGGGGGATACCCTGCCCGTTTCCGCCTTCCCACCCGATGGCACCTACCCCACGGGCACGGCCCGGTACGAGAAGCGGGGCATCGCCGAGGCGGTGCCCACCTGGGACCCGGGGGTCTGCGTCCAGTGTGGGAAGTGCGTCCTGGTCTGCCCCCACGCGGTGATCCGGGCCAAGGTGGTGCCGGAGGAGGCCCTGGCCGGGGCCCCGGAGGGCTTCCCCCACCGCAAGGCCATGTGGAAGG encodes:
- a CDS encoding acyl-CoA dehydrogenase family protein, coding for MVEDKKLWQKGGGWLLETPERVYTPEDFDESVKEIARTTRTFVEKEVLPLLERMEHGELELNVPLMRKAGELGLLGIDVPEEYGGLDLPKVISTVVAEELSGSGGFSVTYGAHTSIGTLPLVYFGTEEQKRKYLPKLASGEWIAAYCLTEPGSGSDALAAKTRATLSEDGKHYVLNGVKQWISNAGFAHLFTVFAKVDGEHFTAFLVERGTPGLSFGPEEKKMGIKASSTRQVILEDVKVPVENVLGEIGKGHKIAFNVLNVGRYKLGAGAVGGAKKALELSAKYAKERHQFGRPISSFGLIQQKLAEMASRIYAAESAVYRTVGLIDEALWGKKGAEAVMAGIEEYAVEASIIKVLGSEVLSYVVDEGVQIHGGYGYSQEYPIERAYRDARINRIFEGTNEINRLLIPGMLLRRALKGQLPLFQAAMKLQKELLEPSFEEPEDLEMHQIAGLKKLALMVAGLAAQKYGTKVEEEQEVLGAAADILIDAYAAESALLRARRLGGVALPMARLYLAQALDRAQAGALAVLPRLVEGDEARVVYSAARRLTKREPTDLVALRREIAAAVLEAEGYPLPR
- the cysS gene encoding cysteine--tRNA ligase → MGLVIYDTLQRAKVPFVPAIPGHVGIYVCGPTVYADPHLGHARGPIVYDVLRRYFLHQGYKVRFVSNITDVGHLTDDADQGEDKIQRRAKLEQLEPMEVAEKYTWSYFDAMGALNVLRPSIAPRASGHIPEQLELVERLIKLGFAYEREGSVYFRVRAFPEYGKLSGKKTEELRAGARVEVREEKEDPLDFALWKRAEPGHLMRWKSPWGEGYPGWHIECTAMSLKYLGEGFDLHAGGIDLQFPHHECEIAQAEAAGYRFARHWMHHNHVLLEGEKMAKSTGNLVLLHDLLKAHEPMAVRFYLLQTHYRSPMDFTWEGLEAAKRGYARLLQAYREVRARKESAPPGTTPGLEGGLDALEKAFMEAIEDDLSTPEALAAFFTFLPELNRLLPEAGRDSLERAAQVFHALGEGILGLFPERVLEGRVSGPLLEGLIGLLLELREEARRARDFAKSDLIRERLKALGVLVEDTKEGPRWRLQ
- the hslO gene encoding Hsp33 family molecular chaperone HslO, with protein sequence MGRILRGLAGEGHLRVAAADTADVVEEARRRHGLSPTATAALGRAMTGALLLAQLLLKTPKERLTLRVEGTGPLGGMVVEADALGHVRGYVQNPGAEVPLRQDGKLNVGELVGGGFLRVDRSLPNGEIYTSAVPLVSGEMAEDLAHYLWQSEQIPSAVLLGVRVKGEGEVEVAGGVAVQVMPEAPEAVLRRLEANLGGLGGITPLLRERGLEGSLEVLLEGLGFARTDLRALGYPLNEIPVRFRCRCTREKALEALVFFTPEEREEMIVQDGGAEVVCHWCAEVYRFSPEEIRSLVAEVRCPDCGTLWLYPRADGTVFRLEGETCRCGRKVELPVGRPQA
- a CDS encoding universal stress protein; amino-acid sequence: MFRTILLAYDGSDHAKRAAAVAKAEAEAHGARLVVVHVYEPVPDYLGEPYFAEALKRRLERAEGVLAEAVALTGVPREEALLLEGRPAEAILEAALGERADLIVMGTRGLGALGSLFLGSQSQKVVAEAPCPVLLVR
- a CDS encoding aminotransferase class I/II-fold pyridoxal phosphate-dependent enzyme, whose translation is MEYETQAVLAGLPEDPYGAVGLPIYAVAAYGFRTLEEGAARFATGEGYVYARQKDPTGKALEERLKALEGALEAVVLASGQAATFAALFALLSPGDEVLAAKGLFGQTIGLFQQVLGPMGVRVRYVDPTPEAVRAALSPATRAIFVETVANPALLVPDLEALAALAEAEGVALVVDNTFGAAGALAQPLRWGAHVVVESLTKWASGHGSVLGGAVLSRATELFARFPQFQQKDLRGQVPWEALGPRCYPERVRTLGLSLMGMALSPFHAYLLFQGLETVALRVARMSATALRLAEALLGHPKVKALRYPGLPGDPAYGNAQKYLASGGPILTLDLGSQEAASRFLGAIRLLKAPNLGDARTLLVHPWTTTHSRLKEEARLEAGVTPGLVRVSVGLEAPEDLLAWFQEALAAV
- a CDS encoding aminopeptidase yields the protein MSAFAEKLEKLAELAIRVGLNLEKGQEIIATAPLEALDFVRLLAEKAYREGASLFTVIYGDNVLSRKRLSLAPEEGLDRAPGWLYEGMAKAFREGAARLAVSGNDPKALEGLPPERVGRAQQANSRAYKPALEAITEFVTNWTIVPFAHPGWAKAVFPHLPEEEAVKALWEAIFQATRVDQEDPVAAWEAHNRALHAKVAYLNARRFQALHFRGPGTDLTVGLAEGHLWRGGATPTQKGRLCNPNLPTEEVFTAPHRERVEGVVQASRPLALGGQLVEGIWARFEGGYAVEVGAKRGEEVLRRVLSTDEGARRLGEVALVPADNPIAKTGLVFFDTLFDENAASHIAFGQAYTETLEGRPTGEDFRKRGGNESLVHIDWMIGSGEMEVDGLLEDGTRVPLMRQGRFVI
- the nifJ gene encoding pyruvate:ferredoxin (flavodoxin) oxidoreductase — protein: MRPITVDGNEAVARVAYRLSEIIAIYPITPSSPMAELADEWAAKGEANLFGLVPKVVEMQSEGGAAGALHGALQEGALATTFTASQGLLLMIPDMYKIAGQALPGVIHVAARALATHALSIFGDHQDLYAVRSTGWGILVSDSVQAAQDLAAIAHAAALEASLPVLHAMDGFRTSHEVQKITPLSDRELKALFPFAALEAFRKRALTPEAPTIRGTAQNPDHYFQNREAINPYYLRFPQVVAEAMARFAQVTGRAYRPYEYFGHPEAERVVVVMGSASWAVEEAVEYLLRRGERVGMVRVRLYRPFQREAFLEVFPKGVRKVAVLDRGKEPGAVGEPLFQEVAAAFALKGGEVPLLVGGRYGLSSKEFTPAMALGVFAELEAERPRHGFTVGIRDDVTGTSLTYPQVDFEDPASVRAVFFALGADGTVSANKNTIKIIGEETPLYAQGYFVYDSKKSGSRTVSHLRFGPNPLHKPYLIGRANFVGIHQWGFLERFPMLEVAEEGATVLLNSPYPKEEVWDRLPKPVQEAILKKSLKVYVVNAYELARRVGLPGRINVIMQAAFFKLSGVLPEEEAKARIKRGIEKSYGKRGRTVLERNFQAVELGFAAVEPLPIPGRITSEKGLVPPMVGDAPPFVREVLGPIALGLGDTLPVSAFPPDGTYPTGTARYEKRGIAEAVPTWDPGVCVQCGKCVLVCPHAVIRAKVVPEEALAGAPEGFPHRKAMWKELSGEYVLAISPEDCTGCSLCVEVCPAKDKTNPSRKALNLAPRLEVREAMNRHWDFFLSLPETPRAPLKLQAVKDVQLLEPLFEFPGACAGCGETPYLRLLSQLFGDRLLIANATGCSSIYGGNLPTTPWSQNREGRGPAWANSLFEDNAEFGLGMRLALDKKAEYARALLPAFREVLGEDLVGRLLGEVGPEAVEARRQDVALLRQRLQGLEDPRARDLLAVAEALIPHSVWIVGGDGWAYDIGYGGLDHVLASGARVRVLVLDTEVYSNTGGQASKATGLGAVAKFAMAGKPTPKKDLAFMAMSYGHVYVAQVAMGANDAHTVRAFLEAEAHPGPALLIAYSHCIAHGIDMAKGMEHQKLAERTGYWPLFRFLPGEGLRLDSKPPTLPLRDYLYAENRYRLLLQTHPEEAEAFLKRAEEAVRARWERLERMAARAEAAL